In Treponema rectale, a single genomic region encodes these proteins:
- the guaA gene encoding glutamine-hydrolyzing GMP synthase, whose amino-acid sequence MARSKIVVLDFGSQYAHLIAKRMRSMGYYTEIALPSADIKEFENAKGIVFSGGPSSVYDEKVPEFNEKILELDVPILGLCYGHQLIAKSYGAEVGKAETGEFGFARLELNEAGKASPLFKDVSSVTQVWMSHQDGVLSLAEGFEVIGKTKDCPYAALQNLKKKRFSLQCHCEVKDTPEGNKIFANFASFCGMEKNWDEDTVLNHIIESIKKDAKDRNVLLFLSGGVDSTVAFALLNKALGQERVLGLHIDNGFMRKNESASVAKAYTDFGFNNFIVKDAGDSFLKAVEGLTDPQKKRMAVGENFIKVRDQVVAEQKLDESKWMLAQGTLYPDIIESGGTKNSKTIKTHHNRVDGIQKLIEQGLIIEPLKDLYKDEVRAMGKKLGLSDDLVMRHPFPGPGLSINVLCSDGKISDADKEEYKEAEKELNQIELDMFCEDCSKELEKSVLPVRSVGVQGDFRTYRFPAVIAFKKLDGGFRHLPKFWEKLDAASVKITNSSKHINRCIIKLWQNPYVEDSDFKIQEGYCTKDRLDQLREADKIVLDDLHNANWYSKIFQHLTINIPYATEKDHFSIVLRPVCSEDVMTARFARLPHDLLTAMVLQLSKLNKIDAIFYDLTNKPPATFGWE is encoded by the coding sequence ATGGCACGTTCCAAAATCGTAGTCCTTGACTTTGGCTCACAGTATGCCCATCTTATCGCAAAACGCATGCGTTCCATGGGATATTACACTGAGATTGCCCTTCCTTCTGCTGACATAAAAGAATTTGAAAATGCAAAGGGAATAGTTTTTTCGGGAGGACCAAGTTCGGTCTATGATGAAAAAGTGCCTGAGTTCAATGAAAAAATTCTTGAACTTGATGTTCCTATACTCGGGCTTTGCTACGGACACCAGCTTATTGCTAAAAGCTACGGTGCAGAGGTAGGCAAAGCAGAAACAGGAGAATTCGGTTTTGCCCGCCTTGAACTTAACGAAGCAGGCAAGGCTTCTCCTCTCTTTAAAGACGTTTCTTCTGTAACTCAGGTCTGGATGAGCCATCAGGACGGTGTCCTTTCTCTGGCAGAGGGATTTGAAGTCATAGGAAAAACAAAAGACTGCCCTTATGCAGCCCTTCAGAACCTTAAAAAGAAGCGTTTTTCCCTTCAGTGTCACTGTGAAGTAAAAGATACCCCTGAAGGAAACAAAATATTTGCAAACTTTGCTTCATTCTGCGGAATGGAAAAAAACTGGGATGAAGATACAGTTCTTAATCACATAATCGAATCCATAAAAAAGGATGCAAAAGACAGGAACGTACTTCTTTTCCTTAGCGGCGGGGTAGATTCTACAGTTGCCTTTGCCCTCCTGAACAAAGCCCTGGGACAGGAAAGGGTTCTCGGACTTCACATTGACAACGGATTCATGCGTAAAAACGAAAGTGCTTCCGTTGCTAAAGCCTATACAGACTTCGGTTTTAATAACTTTATCGTAAAAGATGCGGGAGATTCCTTCCTTAAAGCCGTAGAAGGCCTTACTGACCCTCAGAAAAAGAGAATGGCTGTAGGTGAAAACTTTATTAAAGTACGGGACCAGGTTGTTGCAGAGCAGAAGCTTGATGAATCAAAGTGGATGCTTGCTCAGGGAACTCTCTATCCTGATATCATCGAATCCGGCGGAACAAAGAATTCAAAGACTATAAAAACCCATCATAACCGTGTAGACGGAATCCAGAAGCTTATTGAACAGGGACTCATCATAGAACCTCTGAAGGATCTGTACAAAGATGAAGTCCGTGCCATGGGTAAAAAACTGGGATTAAGCGACGACCTTGTAATGCGTCATCCCTTCCCGGGACCGGGCTTAAGCATAAACGTACTCTGCTCAGACGGAAAAATCTCTGATGCAGACAAAGAAGAATATAAGGAAGCAGAAAAGGAACTTAATCAGATTGAACTGGATATGTTCTGTGAAGACTGCTCTAAGGAACTTGAAAAATCAGTACTTCCGGTACGCTCTGTAGGTGTTCAGGGAGACTTCAGAACTTACAGATTCCCGGCTGTCATCGCTTTTAAGAAACTTGACGGAGGATTCAGGCATCTTCCAAAATTCTGGGAAAAACTCGATGCCGCTTCTGTAAAAATCACTAATTCTTCAAAGCACATCAACAGATGCATCATAAAACTGTGGCAGAATCCCTATGTAGAGGACTCAGACTTTAAGATTCAGGAAGGATACTGTACAAAAGACCGTCTGGATCAGCTGAGGGAAGCAGACAAAATCGTACTTGATGACCTTCATAACGCCAACTGGTACTCAAAGATTTTCCAGCATCTGACGATAAACATTCCTTATGCAACGGAAAAAGACCATTTCAGTATTGTACTTCGTCCGGTATGTTCAGAAGACGTAATGACCGCAAGATTTGCCCGGCTGCCACACGACCTGCTCACAGCAATGGTACTGCAGCTGTCCAAACTAAACAAAATCGACGCCATCTTCTACGACCTGACCAACAAACCCCCTGCAACCTTCGGATGGGAGTAA
- a CDS encoding CTP synthase has protein sequence MTKYIFITGGVVSGLGKGIAAASLGLILKSRGLKVVNQKFDPYLNIDPGTMNPIQHGEVFVTDDGAETDLDLGHYERFTDATLSQSSNTTAGRVYLSVLNNEREGKYHGGTVQVIPNVTEEIKRRMLLSTQETGADVIITEIGGTAGDIESLPFIECIRELKYELGEENCCYIHLTLVPFMKKANEIKTKPTQHSVKELQQLGIQPNILMLRTEIEIPEATKEKLALFCNVDTDCVIQNLNAKSIYEVPLNMEKEGLGNAVCKILGITGRETHLEKWAEMVHVFENPKHHVKIALVGKYVELHDAYLSVVESLIHAGIANESEVEIDWVDSEKITDDASAKEKLAGADGIIVPGGFGSRGIEGMILTAKYARTNKVPYMGICLGMQILVIEYARNVLGWTDANSTEINPDTTHPVIDLMPDQNGKILGGTLRLGKFECAVTPGTLTEKAYGSTTIWERHRHRYEFNNKYRDELKKAGLIIAGVNPERDLVEVCEVPDHPWMVAGQFHPEFKSRPDKAGPLFRDFITASLKNKI, from the coding sequence ATGACCAAGTACATTTTCATTACAGGCGGTGTTGTTTCGGGGCTGGGAAAAGGTATTGCCGCTGCCAGTCTGGGACTCATCCTTAAAAGCCGCGGATTAAAGGTAGTAAATCAGAAATTTGATCCTTATCTTAACATTGACCCGGGAACAATGAATCCTATTCAGCATGGAGAAGTTTTTGTAACGGATGACGGAGCAGAAACGGACCTTGATCTGGGACACTACGAGCGTTTTACAGATGCTACCCTTTCTCAAAGTTCAAATACTACAGCCGGAAGGGTTTATCTTTCTGTATTAAATAATGAACGTGAAGGAAAATACCACGGAGGAACTGTACAGGTAATTCCAAACGTAACTGAAGAAATAAAAAGACGCATGCTTCTTTCTACACAGGAAACGGGAGCAGACGTAATCATAACGGAAATCGGCGGTACTGCCGGTGATATTGAAAGCCTTCCGTTTATTGAATGTATACGCGAACTTAAATATGAGCTTGGGGAAGAAAACTGCTGTTACATTCACCTTACCCTTGTTCCTTTCATGAAAAAGGCCAATGAAATCAAGACTAAGCCTACACAGCATTCCGTAAAGGAACTGCAGCAGCTGGGTATTCAGCCGAACATCCTCATGCTCCGTACGGAAATAGAAATACCGGAAGCAACAAAAGAAAAGCTTGCCCTGTTCTGCAATGTTGATACAGACTGCGTTATACAGAACCTGAATGCAAAATCAATTTACGAAGTTCCCCTTAACATGGAAAAAGAAGGCCTGGGAAATGCCGTATGCAAGATTCTCGGCATCACCGGAAGGGAAACTCACCTTGAAAAATGGGCAGAAATGGTTCACGTGTTCGAAAATCCGAAGCACCATGTTAAAATTGCCCTTGTCGGGAAATATGTCGAGCTTCACGATGCTTACCTCAGCGTAGTTGAAAGCCTTATTCATGCAGGAATTGCCAACGAAAGCGAAGTAGAAATAGACTGGGTTGATTCAGAAAAGATAACGGATGATGCTTCTGCAAAAGAAAAGCTTGCAGGTGCAGACGGCATCATTGTTCCGGGAGGCTTCGGCAGCCGCGGTATAGAAGGAATGATTCTTACTGCAAAATATGCCCGTACAAACAAAGTTCCTTACATGGGTATCTGTCTCGGCATGCAGATTCTTGTAATTGAATATGCCCGCAACGTTTTAGGCTGGACAGATGCAAATTCAACGGAAATCAATCCTGATACGACACATCCTGTAATTGACCTTATGCCTGATCAGAACGGCAAAATTCTCGGAGGAACCCTCCGCCTGGGTAAATTTGAATGTGCGGTTACACCGGGAACCCTTACGGAAAAAGCCTACGGTTCAACTACAATCTGGGAACGTCACCGTCACCGCTATGAATTCAACAATAAATACAGAGACGAACTTAAAAAAGCAGGTCTCATAATCGCCGGAGTAAACCCGGAAAGAGATCTTGTAGAAGTATGTGAGGTTCCGGATCATCCATGGATGGTTGCAGGCCAGTTCCATCCTGAATTCAAGAGCCGCCCGGATAAGGCAGGTCCTTTATTCAGAGATTTCATAACAGCATCATTAAAAAACAAAATCTAG
- a CDS encoding YhjD/YihY/BrkB family envelope integrity protein has product MTRRKFTLTTFLQSLYLTFGFFLSNDLFSYASACAFGFLLSFAPLALMIVVVLVRIMHASPSLLTSFLNRIPFFESIQNIQASMDKFLDVNSVSFFEFAIVIAIILMARRFFASIIGSLIKIFGQEQKKRPVINQFFILAGEALIVVLLASITFLVITAKTITDIPDVHNFLKNHSRFLSFLIDLILGRLPYLILFFMTVLAYREGSRTKPSFLITMIMAAASTFIFSVVLRIMLEFINFNAYNIIYGVLGNAIVLLLGVFMFFVIFLFFAQWLFVYQFFDTLLLCELYILPDHNEPGIFATIKRALFIRPDHLMIKNENLIFYKQNEHIYSLNEESTDAYYLVRGTVKLQTKNHISFIERGKFFGEEACMLNGIRTEDAVACTDVDVIRIPEETFFSLLERNPKVSRKVLSLISNYFSKFYGLSRNL; this is encoded by the coding sequence ATGACAAGGCGGAAGTTTACACTAACAACTTTTCTTCAATCCTTATATCTGACGTTTGGATTCTTTCTCAGTAATGACCTTTTTTCTTACGCATCAGCCTGCGCCTTCGGTTTTCTTCTTTCGTTTGCACCGCTGGCACTTATGATAGTAGTTGTCCTGGTGCGGATCATGCATGCTTCCCCTTCCCTGCTGACTTCCTTTCTCAACAGGATTCCTTTTTTTGAAAGCATACAGAACATTCAGGCTTCAATGGACAAATTTCTGGACGTAAACAGCGTTTCTTTTTTTGAATTTGCCATCGTAATCGCAATCATACTCATGGCAAGACGCTTCTTTGCATCAATTATCGGAAGCCTTATAAAAATCTTCGGGCAGGAACAGAAAAAACGCCCTGTCATAAACCAGTTTTTCATTCTTGCGGGAGAAGCCCTTATCGTCGTCCTTCTTGCAAGCATAACATTCCTGGTAATTACTGCAAAAACTATAACTGACATTCCTGACGTACACAACTTTCTTAAAAATCACAGCCGCTTTTTAAGTTTTCTCATAGACCTTATTTTAGGCCGGCTGCCTTACCTGATTCTTTTTTTTATGACTGTCCTGGCTTACAGGGAAGGCTCCCGTACAAAACCTTCGTTTTTAATAACAATGATAATGGCGGCTGCAAGTACGTTCATTTTCTCTGTAGTTTTAAGGATAATGCTGGAATTCATCAATTTTAACGCCTATAACATCATTTACGGGGTCCTGGGGAACGCAATAGTGCTTCTGCTTGGTGTATTCATGTTTTTCGTAATTTTCCTCTTCTTTGCCCAGTGGCTGTTCGTATACCAGTTTTTTGACACACTGCTGCTGTGCGAACTTTATATTCTGCCGGACCATAATGAACCGGGAATCTTTGCAACCATAAAACGGGCCCTTTTTATCAGGCCGGATCACCTGATGATAAAAAACGAAAACCTTATTTTCTACAAACAGAATGAACACATATATTCCCTGAACGAAGAAAGCACGGATGCCTACTACCTTGTACGGGGAACAGTCAAACTTCAGACAAAAAACCACATTTCCTTTATAGAACGGGGCAAATTCTTTGGAGAGGAAGCCTGCATGCTGAACGGAATACGGACGGAAGATGCAGTAGCCTGTACAGATGTTGACGTAATCCGCATTCCGGAAGAGACCTTCTTTTCGCTTCTGGAGAGAAATCCTAAAGTAAGCAGAAAAGTTCTTTCATTAATCAGCAATTACTTTTCAAAGTTTTATGGACTAAGCCGGAATTTATAA
- the asnS gene encoding asparagine--tRNA ligase: MKPVLIKELLTSNPDGRSVSVYGWIRSVRDSKNLVFVQVNDGSCFANIQLTFDRSSPDANADVQNIEDNLKKLSTGASVKADGIIIPSPASGQAVEITLQHLECLGTCPPEEYPLQKNKMSMEYLRDNAHLRARTNTFGAVFRVRSQMAFAVHSFFQERGFQYINAPEITCSDCEGAGEMFQVTTLSLEKIAELGVKAGAGGMKIEDAHKIVDYSKDFFGKKASLTVSGQLEAETMATSLSRVYTFGPTFRAENSNTPRHLSEFWMIEPEMAFFDLNDDMDIQEEFVKYLLNWALTKCRADLEFFDKRIQPGLIKSLEAVANADFVRISYTDAIAELEKHASEAKFEFKPYWGCDIATEHERYLTEKIFKKPVMVYNYPKEIKSFYMKQNEDGKTVKAVDVLVPGIGELIGGSEREENYDKLLAAIKDRNMDESIYDWYLDLRKFGTVPHSGFGLGFERLIRYVTGMENIRDVIPYPRAPKLADF, from the coding sequence ATGAAACCTGTTTTAATAAAAGAATTACTTACATCTAATCCCGACGGACGTTCAGTCAGCGTATACGGATGGATCCGTTCAGTAAGAGACTCAAAAAACCTCGTATTCGTTCAGGTGAACGACGGTAGCTGCTTTGCAAACATTCAGCTCACCTTTGACAGATCTTCTCCAGATGCAAATGCAGACGTTCAGAATATTGAAGACAACCTCAAGAAACTCTCTACCGGAGCATCGGTAAAAGCAGACGGAATCATCATTCCCAGTCCGGCAAGCGGTCAGGCTGTAGAAATTACACTCCAGCACCTTGAATGCCTGGGAACCTGTCCTCCGGAAGAATATCCTCTTCAGAAAAACAAAATGTCCATGGAATACCTCAGGGACAATGCACACCTGCGCGCACGCACCAATACCTTCGGTGCAGTTTTCCGCGTAAGGAGCCAGATGGCTTTTGCAGTTCATTCCTTCTTCCAGGAAAGAGGCTTCCAGTACATCAATGCCCCGGAAATCACCTGTTCAGACTGTGAAGGCGCAGGAGAAATGTTCCAGGTTACAACCCTTTCCCTTGAAAAAATTGCGGAACTGGGTGTAAAAGCCGGTGCAGGCGGAATGAAAATTGAAGATGCACACAAAATCGTAGACTATTCCAAAGATTTCTTCGGAAAAAAGGCAAGCCTTACAGTATCAGGCCAGCTGGAAGCAGAAACAATGGCTACTTCCCTGAGCCGTGTATACACATTCGGCCCGACCTTCCGTGCAGAAAACTCAAATACCCCCCGCCACCTGTCAGAATTCTGGATGATTGAACCGGAAATGGCTTTCTTCGACCTTAATGATGACATGGACATTCAGGAAGAATTCGTAAAATACCTTCTTAACTGGGCCCTTACAAAGTGCCGTGCAGACCTTGAATTCTTCGACAAGCGCATTCAGCCGGGACTCATCAAGAGCCTTGAAGCAGTTGCAAACGCAGATTTTGTACGCATTTCATATACAGATGCAATTGCAGAACTGGAAAAGCACGCTTCTGAAGCAAAATTCGAGTTCAAGCCTTACTGGGGCTGCGACATTGCCACAGAACATGAGCGCTACCTTACAGAAAAAATTTTCAAAAAGCCAGTTATGGTTTATAATTATCCTAAAGAAATCAAATCATTCTACATGAAGCAGAATGAAGACGGTAAGACTGTAAAAGCAGTTGATGTTCTTGTTCCTGGAATCGGAGAACTTATCGGCGGCTCAGAACGCGAAGAAAACTACGACAAGCTTCTTGCTGCAATCAAAGACCGCAACATGGATGAATCCATCTACGACTGGTACCTTGATCTCCGTAAGTTCGGTACAGTTCCCCATTCAGGATTCGGACTAGGATTTGAAAGGCTTATCCGCTATGTTACCGGAATGGAAAACATACGCGACGTAATTCCTTATCCAAGAGCACCGAAACTCGCAGATTTCTAA
- a CDS encoding sigma-70 family RNA polymerase sigma factor → MKNEIDSAYLRQIQQFPLLTVEQEVDLSKKIQKGDKKALSSLVNSNLRLVVSVALKFSRTPADVMDLIQEGNMGLMVAAGKYHFSFNTRFSTYAYAWIAQYMLRFVKSRTQFISLPARKEELLRRVRDAQAYLYELTGNEPSEEDVAVYLGMNIDELKAIFSYAYTVASLDCETGDDDSSTLVSVIPDTSCTPEEKLMLEEEKRHLYSLMDALPVNEQKVLKYRYNFANDLHSKTLREIGKIMGVTPEAVRQTEIRAVKHLKHAVNAAV, encoded by the coding sequence ATGAAAAATGAGATAGATTCTGCTTACCTCAGGCAGATACAGCAGTTCCCGCTGCTTACAGTTGAACAGGAAGTTGATTTGTCTAAAAAAATTCAGAAGGGGGATAAAAAAGCACTTTCTTCCCTCGTGAATTCAAATCTTCGTCTTGTTGTAAGCGTTGCCCTTAAATTCAGCAGGACTCCTGCTGACGTTATGGATTTGATACAGGAAGGAAATATGGGACTTATGGTTGCAGCCGGAAAGTACCATTTTTCTTTTAATACAAGGTTTTCTACGTATGCATATGCATGGATTGCCCAGTATATGCTGCGCTTTGTAAAATCTCGCACCCAGTTCATTTCATTGCCGGCCAGAAAGGAAGAACTTCTTCGCCGCGTAAGAGACGCACAGGCCTATTTGTATGAACTTACGGGAAACGAGCCTTCTGAAGAGGATGTTGCCGTTTATCTTGGCATGAATATTGATGAACTTAAAGCCATATTCAGCTATGCATATACGGTAGCTTCGCTGGACTGTGAAACTGGTGACGATGATTCTTCTACCCTTGTGTCGGTGATTCCGGATACTTCCTGTACTCCCGAAGAGAAACTTATGCTGGAGGAAGAAAAACGTCACCTGTATTCGCTTATGGATGCACTTCCGGTAAATGAACAGAAGGTACTTAAGTATCGTTATAACTTTGCCAACGATCTGCATTCAAAAACACTGCGCGAGATTGGAAAGATCATGGGTGTTACTCCTGAAGCTGTACGTCAGACTGAAATCCGTGCGGTAAAACATTTGAAACATGCAGTGAATGCTGCTGTTTAA
- a CDS encoding divergent polysaccharide deacetylase family protein codes for MSASKKKPVRRRSPARKTAGRKKPKVQLKNSSVIALCSVLAFLCGLLLFMNFMFAGRGSDSEKRHAPAVEAVSAKPSVSKPAEPDSEKVKPSEKKVSQLEAPAVNSDSGNQDKKNLPSEKKESSNVSIKPQERIASADNRNPVVQLPEKFNIPKASANATLVFIIDDAGLSVEKTKKYTSLPFPVTIAVLPKLSHSKDCAYLVRSSGKELILHQPMQSLNVNLNPGPGAITADMGTYDIARTVKENLDEIGPGVKGMNNHEGSLITSDQIKIGAVLEVCSERGIYFLDSRTTADTKAPQAALERDMAIFEKNAPYIDNVLTREAMLKEIYGCLEVANKKGTAIMIGHVDKSANILPALLTEMYPYLVEKGYRFATPSMLKK; via the coding sequence ATGTCAGCCAGTAAGAAAAAGCCTGTAAGACGCCGTTCTCCTGCAAGAAAAACTGCGGGCAGAAAGAAGCCTAAGGTTCAGCTAAAAAATTCCAGTGTAATTGCATTATGTTCCGTACTTGCTTTTTTATGCGGACTTCTCCTTTTTATGAATTTCATGTTTGCAGGAAGGGGAAGTGATTCTGAAAAAAGACATGCTCCTGCTGTTGAGGCAGTTTCTGCAAAACCTTCAGTCTCAAAGCCGGCGGAACCGGATTCAGAAAAGGTAAAGCCTTCAGAAAAAAAAGTTTCACAACTTGAAGCTCCTGCTGTGAATTCAGATTCCGGAAATCAGGATAAAAAGAATCTTCCTTCAGAAAAAAAAGAAAGCAGTAATGTTTCAATAAAGCCTCAGGAAAGAATTGCCTCTGCAGATAACAGAAATCCGGTTGTTCAGCTTCCGGAAAAGTTTAACATTCCGAAGGCTTCTGCAAATGCAACTCTCGTTTTTATCATTGATGATGCGGGATTAAGCGTGGAAAAAACAAAAAAGTATACTTCCCTGCCGTTTCCGGTAACGATTGCTGTTCTTCCGAAACTTTCTCATTCGAAGGATTGTGCTTATTTAGTCCGTTCTTCCGGAAAGGAACTTATACTTCATCAGCCGATGCAGTCCCTGAATGTAAACCTTAATCCAGGCCCCGGAGCCATTACCGCTGACATGGGTACTTATGACATTGCCCGTACCGTAAAGGAAAACCTTGATGAAATAGGTCCAGGTGTAAAGGGAATGAATAACCATGAAGGCTCCCTTATTACTTCTGACCAGATAAAAATAGGAGCCGTTCTTGAAGTCTGTTCCGAAAGGGGAATCTATTTTTTAGACAGCCGTACTACAGCGGATACTAAAGCTCCTCAGGCTGCTCTGGAAAGGGATATGGCAATCTTTGAAAAAAATGCTCCTTATATCGACAATGTTCTTACAAGGGAAGCCATGCTTAAAGAAATTTATGGCTGTCTTGAGGTTGCCAATAAAAAAGGAACGGCTATAATGATAGGTCATGTGGATAAGTCTGCAAACATTCTTCCGGCCCTGCTTACGGAAATGTATCCGTATCTGGTTGAAAAGGGCTACAGGTTTGCCACACCTTCAATGTTGAAAAAATAA
- the tsaD gene encoding tRNA (adenosine(37)-N6)-threonylcarbamoyltransferase complex transferase subunit TsaD has protein sequence MLVLGIESSCDETACAIVEDGKKIISNVVATQIPFHQIYKGVVPEIASRKHAEWILPVVRQALNEASMKLEDVDAIAATNRPGLMGSLLVGLTFAKTLAWSVNKPFYAVNHMLGHMYAAHLENDIQYPYLGLLVSGGHSIIAKVNGFDDLEILGTTIDDSVGEAFDKVSKYYDLGYPGGVIIDKLAKNGDPKAFTFPVPKMDKGDHRYDVSFSGLKTAVIHQADFFLNEGYEKTVENIAASFQETACKTLVSRLLRAVKDTGLTTVVAGGGVAANSRLRAMLAEHSELKCIFPPLKLCGDNGAMIAGVAYHFLKRGETSPLNTTACARIPQFKRGLANLEAFGRR, from the coding sequence ATGTTAGTATTGGGAATAGAAAGCAGCTGTGACGAAACAGCCTGTGCAATCGTAGAAGACGGAAAAAAAATCATAAGCAATGTAGTTGCTACTCAGATTCCTTTTCATCAGATTTATAAGGGAGTAGTTCCGGAAATTGCAAGCCGTAAGCATGCTGAATGGATTCTTCCGGTAGTAAGGCAGGCTCTTAATGAAGCTTCCATGAAACTTGAAGACGTGGATGCAATTGCTGCAACTAACCGTCCGGGACTCATGGGTTCCCTTCTTGTAGGCCTTACTTTTGCAAAAACTCTTGCCTGGAGCGTAAACAAGCCTTTTTATGCTGTAAACCACATGCTGGGACATATGTATGCAGCTCATCTTGAAAATGACATTCAGTATCCTTATCTGGGACTTCTGGTTTCCGGCGGACATTCAATCATAGCAAAGGTAAACGGTTTTGATGATCTTGAAATTTTAGGAACTACTATTGATGACAGTGTAGGGGAAGCTTTTGATAAGGTCAGCAAGTATTATGATCTTGGTTATCCTGGAGGCGTCATTATTGATAAGCTTGCAAAAAACGGAGATCCGAAGGCTTTTACTTTTCCTGTTCCGAAAATGGACAAGGGAGACCACCGTTATGATGTTTCTTTCAGCGGATTAAAGACGGCCGTAATTCATCAGGCAGATTTTTTCTTGAATGAAGGATATGAAAAAACTGTAGAGAATATTGCAGCTTCCTTCCAGGAGACGGCATGTAAAACTTTGGTAAGCCGCCTTCTCCGTGCAGTAAAGGATACCGGACTTACCACAGTTGTGGCCGGCGGTGGAGTAGCAGCTAATTCCCGCCTCCGTGCCATGCTTGCAGAACATTCAGAACTTAAATGTATTTTCCCTCCGTTAAAGCTTTGCGGAGATAATGGTGCGATGATTGCCGGAGTTGCCTACCATTTCTTAAAGCGGGGAGAAACTTCTCCTTTGAATACGACAGCCTGTGCCCGCATTCCTCAGTTTAAAAGAGGTCTTGCAAATCTTGAAGCTTTTGGCAGAAGATGA
- a CDS encoding tautomerase family protein has product MPHITIQMYPGRDDQIKKRLAEAIVETASRELERGKEHFSVSIVDVPQDEWKEKVYDKVLKDSNTFVKPGYTM; this is encoded by the coding sequence ATGCCGCACATTACAATTCAGATGTATCCCGGGAGGGATGATCAGATTAAGAAACGTCTTGCAGAAGCAATCGTAGAAACTGCTTCCAGGGAACTTGAGCGTGGAAAGGAACATTTTTCAGTGAGCATTGTTGATGTTCCTCAGGATGAATGGAAAGAAAAGGTTTATGATAAGGTATTGAAAGACAGTAATACTTTTGTTAAGCCTGGATATACAATGTAA